A single window of Cellulomonas sp. NTE-D12 DNA harbors:
- a CDS encoding FAD-binding oxidoreductase gives MASLHRSLWWDQLLTARPQEAVPRPPLDGDTTADVAVVGAGLTGLWTAYYLQEADPGLDVLVLDQDVAGAGASGRSSGWCSARLGVSAAELARLHGAEGARDLRAAMRDAVVEVGGVAAAEHLACDFTYAGTVSVARNGAQLARLRAHAAEAAAWGDELELLGPDEVATHLVAAGVLGGAYTPDCAFLQPAALVRQLADLVVSRGARLVEQTRAVRISPRAVVTLHGTVRARWVVRAVEAWSAQLSGSARDVAPVRTQLLATEPLDRQVWERIALRPGGTFEDVAHLALRGVRTTDDRLVLGGRAAGGAIRAFDEVPGDPDPPWERFERGLRSLFPATDGVAVTHRWGGPVGVPRDGHPSVGLDAESGLGWAGGYGDDGVAAANLAGRTLADLVTGADSPLVHLPWVGHRSPRWARGVLRSAEVTAAGWAARLADEAETLTERRAGGR, from the coding sequence ATGGCGTCCCTGCACCGCTCGCTGTGGTGGGACCAGCTGCTCACCGCCCGGCCGCAGGAGGCGGTGCCACGACCGCCGCTCGACGGCGACACGACGGCCGACGTCGCCGTCGTCGGTGCCGGCCTGACCGGTCTGTGGACCGCGTACTACCTCCAGGAGGCCGACCCCGGTCTCGACGTGCTCGTCCTCGACCAGGACGTCGCGGGAGCCGGTGCCAGCGGGCGCAGCAGCGGCTGGTGCTCGGCGCGGCTCGGCGTCTCCGCCGCGGAGCTGGCCCGCCTGCACGGTGCCGAGGGCGCGCGCGACCTGCGCGCCGCGATGCGGGACGCGGTCGTCGAGGTCGGGGGCGTGGCCGCCGCGGAGCACCTCGCGTGCGACTTCACCTACGCCGGCACCGTCAGCGTCGCGCGCAACGGCGCGCAGCTCGCGCGGCTGCGGGCGCACGCCGCGGAGGCGGCCGCCTGGGGCGACGAGCTCGAGCTGCTGGGGCCCGACGAGGTCGCCACCCACCTGGTGGCCGCCGGCGTGCTGGGTGGGGCGTACACCCCGGACTGCGCCTTCCTCCAACCGGCCGCGCTGGTGCGCCAGCTGGCCGACCTGGTCGTGTCGCGGGGCGCGAGGCTGGTCGAGCAGACCCGGGCCGTGCGCATCTCGCCGCGCGCCGTGGTGACGCTCCACGGCACCGTGCGCGCCCGGTGGGTGGTGCGCGCCGTCGAGGCCTGGTCGGCGCAGCTGTCCGGCTCCGCCCGCGACGTCGCGCCGGTGCGCACTCAGCTGCTGGCCACCGAGCCGCTGGACCGGCAGGTCTGGGAGCGGATCGCCCTCCGACCGGGTGGGACCTTCGAGGACGTCGCGCACCTGGCGCTCCGCGGCGTCCGGACGACGGACGACCGCCTGGTGCTGGGTGGGCGGGCGGCAGGAGGCGCGATCCGGGCGTTCGACGAGGTCCCCGGGGACCCGGACCCACCGTGGGAGCGGTTCGAGCGCGGCCTGCGGAGCCTGTTCCCCGCGACCGACGGCGTCGCGGTGACGCACCGCTGGGGCGGCCCGGTCGGCGTCCCCCGCGACGGTCATCCGTCGGTGGGTCTCGACGCCGAGTCCGGACTCGGCTGGGCAGGGGGCTACGGGGACGACGGGGTCGCAGCCGCGAACCTCGCCGGCCGGACGCTGGCCGACCTGGTGACAGGGGCGGACTCGCCTCTGGTCCACCTGCCCTGGGTGGGGCACCGGTCCCCGCGATGGGCGCGAGGCGTCCTGCGCAGCGCGGAGGTGACGGCAGCCGGCTGGGCGGCTCGCCTCGCCGACGAGGCCGAGACGTTGACGGAGCGCCGCGCCGGCGGCCGCTGA